A genomic region of bacterium contains the following coding sequences:
- a CDS encoding LysR family transcriptional regulator, with amino-acid sequence MPLDLAQLRVFHEAGRGDGYTAAARRLHVTQSAVSHAMRKLEDGLGVALVERRGRRLALTEEGAELHAVCRDVFAALDDAERRLTARRTGVAQLVVFGATVEFGTMVLVQKLRPLLDAHPELSVAFRFSNELDGPLLRDEIDLALDCAPHQHPSLLRTRLFREKYVVVAAPSFLSRRPLRAPLDLRRAPVLSLDDEGLWWNKLLRALPAKRRPTLERIVPIDHVRGLINATIEGYGVGLVPKYTVLGELARGELIALFPRLRLVDDTFCVFQKRARAERAGNALLTEFLRRMDVREFGDAIGG; translated from the coding sequence ATGCCGCTCGATCTCGCCCAGTTGCGCGTCTTCCACGAGGCCGGACGCGGGGACGGCTACACCGCCGCCGCCCGCCGGCTGCACGTCACGCAGTCGGCGGTCAGCCACGCGATGCGCAAGCTGGAGGACGGGCTCGGCGTGGCGCTCGTCGAGCGGCGCGGCCGCCGGCTCGCCTTGACCGAGGAGGGCGCCGAGCTGCACGCGGTCTGCCGGGACGTCTTCGCCGCGCTCGACGACGCCGAGCGGCGGCTGACGGCGCGGCGGACAGGCGTGGCCCAGCTCGTCGTCTTCGGGGCGACGGTCGAGTTCGGCACGATGGTCCTGGTGCAGAAGCTCCGCCCGCTGCTCGACGCCCATCCCGAGCTGAGCGTCGCCTTCCGCTTCTCGAACGAGCTCGACGGGCCGCTGCTGCGGGACGAGATCGACCTCGCGCTCGACTGCGCGCCGCACCAGCATCCGTCGCTGCTGCGCACCCGCCTCTTCCGCGAGAAGTACGTCGTCGTCGCCGCCCCGTCGTTCCTCTCGCGGCGGCCGCTGCGCGCGCCGCTCGACCTGCGCCGCGCGCCGGTCCTCTCGCTCGACGACGAGGGGCTGTGGTGGAACAAGCTCCTCCGCGCGCTTCCCGCGAAGCGCCGTCCGACGCTGGAGCGGATCGTGCCGATCGACCACGTGCGCGGCCTGATCAACGCGACGATCGAAGGGTACGGCGTGGGCCTCGTGCCCAAGTACACCGTGCTCGGCGAGCTCGCGCGCGGCGAGCTGATCGCCCTCTTCCCCCGCCTGCGGCTCGTGGACGACACGTTCTGCGTCTTCCAGAAGCGCGCCCGCGCGGAGCGCGCCGGCAACGCCCTCCTGACGGAGTTCCTGCGCCGCATGGACGTCCGCGAATTCGGCGACGCGATCGGCGGCTGA
- the pruA gene encoding L-glutamate gamma-semialdehyde dehydrogenase codes for MNNSVFRFDVPTNEPMNDFAPGSPSRAALKAGLERQAAQVVEIPLIIGGKEVRTGKMRDVVMPCDHGHVLARCHMAGEAEVRRAIDAALAAHDQWSNLSWIERASIGLKAAELLSKNRRYEIAAATMLGQAKNAYQAEVDAVCELIDYLRYNVYFASEIYGNQPRSAADQLNRMEYRPLEGFVFAISPFNFTAIASNLNMSVALMGNTTVWKPASTAVLSNYLVMRALMDAGLPPGVINFVPGAGSVVGGAALGHPALAGIHFTGSNATFNHLWRGVAERIGQYRSYPRIVGETGGKDFIFVHASADPAAVATAIVRGAYEYQGQKCSAASRAYVPASLWPEVRDLVGGMVSKIKVGDVRDFSNFVNAVIDEPAFDNVMHYVGVARSSKDAKIVFGGEGDKSVGYFVQPTLIEAKDPHFTTMEEEIFGPVMTVYVYDDAKYAETLRLCESTSRYGLTGAIFATDRYAYLEACRALRYAAGNFYINDKPTGAMVGLQPFGGSRASGTNDKAGGPLNLLRWISPRTIKETFLPATDYAYPFHREP; via the coding sequence ATGAACAACAGCGTTTTCCGCTTCGACGTTCCGACCAACGAACCGATGAACGACTTCGCCCCCGGTTCGCCTTCCCGCGCCGCGCTCAAGGCCGGGCTGGAGCGCCAGGCGGCGCAGGTCGTCGAGATCCCGCTGATCATCGGCGGAAAGGAAGTCCGGACGGGCAAGATGCGCGACGTGGTCATGCCGTGCGACCACGGCCACGTCCTCGCCCGCTGCCACATGGCCGGCGAGGCCGAGGTGCGGCGGGCGATCGACGCCGCGCTGGCCGCGCACGACCAGTGGTCGAACCTCTCCTGGATCGAGCGGGCCTCGATCGGCCTCAAGGCCGCGGAGCTGCTCTCCAAGAACCGCCGGTACGAGATCGCGGCGGCGACGATGCTCGGCCAGGCGAAGAACGCCTACCAGGCGGAGGTGGACGCCGTCTGCGAGCTGATCGACTACCTGCGCTACAACGTCTACTTCGCCTCCGAGATCTACGGCAACCAGCCGCGCTCCGCCGCCGACCAGCTCAACCGGATGGAGTACCGGCCGCTCGAGGGGTTCGTCTTCGCGATCAGCCCGTTCAACTTCACCGCCATCGCCTCGAACCTCAACATGTCGGTGGCGCTGATGGGGAACACGACGGTCTGGAAGCCGGCCAGCACGGCGGTCCTCTCCAACTACCTCGTGATGCGCGCGCTGATGGACGCGGGGCTCCCGCCGGGCGTGATCAACTTCGTTCCCGGCGCGGGGAGCGTCGTCGGCGGGGCGGCGCTCGGCCACCCCGCGCTGGCCGGGATCCACTTCACCGGCTCCAACGCCACGTTCAACCACCTCTGGCGCGGCGTCGCCGAGCGGATCGGGCAGTACCGCTCCTACCCGCGGATCGTCGGCGAGACCGGCGGCAAGGACTTCATCTTCGTCCACGCCTCGGCCGACCCGGCCGCCGTCGCGACGGCGATCGTCCGCGGCGCGTACGAGTACCAGGGGCAGAAGTGCTCCGCCGCCTCGCGGGCCTACGTGCCGGCGTCGCTCTGGCCGGAGGTGCGGGACCTCGTCGGCGGCATGGTCTCCAAGATCAAGGTCGGCGACGTGCGCGACTTCTCCAACTTCGTCAACGCCGTGATCGACGAGCCGGCGTTCGACAACGTCATGCACTACGTCGGCGTCGCCAGGTCGTCGAAGGACGCGAAGATCGTCTTCGGCGGCGAGGGGGACAAGTCGGTCGGCTACTTCGTCCAGCCGACGCTGATCGAGGCCAAGGACCCGCACTTCACGACGATGGAGGAGGAGATCTTCGGCCCCGTGATGACGGTCTACGTCTACGACGACGCGAAGTACGCAGAGACGCTGCGGCTCTGCGAGTCCACGTCGCGCTACGGCCTGACCGGCGCGATCTTCGCCACCGACCGCTACGCCTACCTCGAGGCCTGCCGCGCGCTGCGCTACGCGGCCGGCAACTTCTACATCAACGACAAGCCGACCGGGGCGATGGTCGGCCTGCAGCCGTTCGGCGGGTCGCGCGCCTCGGGCACGAACGACAAGGCGGGCGGGCCGCTCAACCTGCTGCGCTGGATCAGCCCGCGGACGATCAAGGAGACGTTCCTCCCCGCGACCGACTACGCCTACCCGTTCCATCGCGAGCCCTGA